The Christensenella timonensis DNA segment TTGGTACCGTAGAGTTCGTCGCGCTCGATCATGCCGTCTGCAAAGTGAAGCTCCACAGCCTTGCCGGCATCCATCCAGGTCTCCTCATCCATGAGTTTCGAGAGCTTGTTTCTCGAAAGACCGGTCTTTGCCTGATAGGCATTGATGATGGAATCCTTCACCTCGGAGAGCATCTGGATGGCTTTCTGCATTTCTGCCGTGTCACCCATCGCAACAGTGCTCGGGTTATGGATCATGATCATCGAGACAGGAGAGACGAGAACCGTATCGCCTGCCATTGCAATGACGGACGCTGCCGATGCAGCAAGACCGTCTACCTTGACGGTGACCTTTCCCTTGTAGTCACGGAGCATGTTGTAGATCTGAGCTGCCGCGAAGCAGTCGCCTCCGGGGCTGTTTACCCAGACGGTGATGTCGCCGGTTCCGTTCTCAAGATCGGAACGAAAAAGAGCCGGGGTGACGTCATCGTCAAACCACGACTCTTCAGCGATTGTTCCGTTTAAGAACAAGGTTCTTGATTCAGTTGTTTCGCTTGGATTTTCCGGTACGGGCGTTTTGTTTCTTACCCATTTCCAGAACTTCTTCTGTGGATTCATCTGAGTCCTCCTTATTTTCTGATTCTGTATTCTTCTCATACGCGGATCCTGCGTCAGCGAGTTTTACGACATTTCCGTTCAGGACGTGAAGGTTGCCGCCTTCCTCATCAGAAAGCAGGTCCATGTTTTCAAGCTCTCTCACATCATTGATGGAGTAGATGCCGTTCTGAATGCCGGTGGCGTAGCCGCTCATCCGGCTGCCGTAATCTCCTCGAAGCAGGCCGTCCACGTTGAAGCGGATGAAGTAGTTTTCCTTTTCCTGCGGAAGCAGGAGAGAGCGCTGCATCGACTGTTCCCAGCGGACGAGCCACGGCTCCAGCGTATAAGTGACAAATTCCAGTGACTGCTCCTCAATGTTTGAGAAGGTTGCATGCTCCAGATCACCGATGAGGTGGGGTGGAATCCGGAAGATCCTTGCAATCTCATCCAGCTGGAATTTCCGAGTCTCCAGAAACTGCGCCTGTTCGGGCGAGATGGAGATCGGGGTATAAGTCATGCCCTCCTCTAAGATCGCGACCTTGTTGGCCTTGTGGCTTCCTCCGAAGCCCGCTTCCCAAGAGGAGCGGATCTTCTCCGGATCCTTTACCGTCCCGGGCATGGAAAGCACGCCGGACGGATTCGCGCCGTTCTTAAAGAAGGACGCGCCGTATTCTTCGGTTGCCATTGCCATGCCGATGGAGTTCTTCGCCATCGCGATAGGGGAGTAACCGACAAGGCCGTCAAAGCCAAGACCGGGAACATGCAGCACTTCCTCCGGGGAGAGCCGGACCGTTCCGGTTTTCATCGTGGGAGCATCCGAGGTATTCATCTGGTACTCATAGTAGATGTGGCCGTTCTCATCACGGTCCACACGCATCCGGTTTGCCATCAGAGGATATAGCCCTACGACTTCACCGCGTCCGTTCCTTATGATCTGTGCGTAAGCGTTGCCCCAGAGGAGCAGATGCGTCATCAAAGTTTCCCGGAAGATATACGATGTCATTTCCGGATTCGGCTCATCATGTAAAAGCCGGTAAAGCGGATGTTTCACAGCTTTCACCTTGCTGCCTTCCTCTGTGTATTCATAGAGGTGAAGCGGCAGGCTTGCGATGGCCTCCGAGAGAACACGGACGCAGGCATAGACTGCTGAGATCTGCATGGCAGATCGTTCCGTTACGGTATTGCCGGAAGTCGTGCCGCCGAAGTAGTAGCGATAGCCGGACCCGTTCGTGGAGTTCTGCGGCTTATCTCTGGATTTAAATAGTTTTGAAAAGATGCTCATTCATACCTCCTGCATGATCAGAGAAAGAGGATGCCGCGGTTGTCATAGACGGATTCGCCGCTATCGTTGCCGCACCGGATTGCCCGGTCGAGGCCCATGATCATAGCGACCGCGCCATCGATCTTCTCTGTGGACTTTTCCTTGTCTGCCTTGATGTTTCCTGCCGGATCACGACGGATGAAGATGTTATCCATCATCCAGCGGAGCACCGGATGCCCGCCGTGGGCAATCCGTTTCTCAAGGACCAGATTCATGAGCTCCTTGGTAGGCGGAGACATATCTTTAAATCCCTGGCCGAAAGGAACAACGGTAAAGCCCATGCTCTCGAGGTTCTGTACCATCTGGACAGCTCCCCAGCGGTCAAAGGCAATCTCACGGATATTGAACCGGTTCCCGAGATTCTCGATGAACTTCTCGATAAATCCGTAATGAATGACATTGCCTTCGGTCGTTTCGAGATAGCCTTCCTTCTCCCAGAGGTCGTAAGGAACGTGATCACGCCTCACACGAAGATCAACGTTGTCCTCCGGAATCCAGAAGTAGGGGAGAACCACATATTTATCCGTCTCATCCCTTGGCGGGAAGACGAGGACAAAGGCTGTGATATCCGTTGTGGACGAAAGGTCGAGACCGCCATAGCAGACACGGCCCTCCAGCTCATCCGGATCCACAGGATAGGCACAGGCGTCCCATTTGTCCATTGGCATCCAGCGGACAGCCTGTTTTACCCATTGGTTCAGTCTCAGCTGCCGGAAGGCGTTCTCTTCGCCGGGATTCTGTTTGGCGGAGTTGCAGGCATCTTGCACCTTATCGATGCCGACCGTGATGCCAAGCGACGGATTCGCTTTCTTCCAGACCTCCGGATCTGTCCAGTCGTCGGATTCCGCTGCGCCGTAGATCACAGGATAGAAGGTCGGATCAATCTTTCTTCCGGCGATAATATCGAGTGCCTTCTGGTGGACCTCGTAGCAGATGCTATTCGTATCCGTTCCTGCAGTCGTGATCAGAAAGTAAAGCGGCTGGGTTCTGGCATCGCCGGAACCTTTTGTCATAACGTCGTATAATTTCCGATTCGGCTGGGTGTGAAGCTCATCGAAGATCACGCCGCTCGTATTAAAACCGTGTTTATTGGCGACATCTGCAGAGAGCACCTGATAGGTACTGTTCGTCGGAAGATAGATGAGTTTCTTCTGGGATTCCAGAATCTTCACTCGTTTATCCAGAGCGGGGCAGAGCCGCACCATATCAACGGCCACGTCGTACACGATCTTGGCCTGATTTCTGTCTGCGGCACAACCGTAGACTTCTGCACGTTCCTCGCCGTCACCGCAGGTAAGAAGCAGGGCGACCGCAGCGGCAAGCTCGGACTTGCCTTGTTTCTTCGGGATCTCGATGTAGGCGGTGTTGAACTGACGATATCCGTTCGGCTTCAGAATACCAAAAAGATCTCGGATGATCTGCTCCTGCCAGTCAATCAGATCAAAGGGCTTCCGGTACCAGCTGCCTTTGGTATGTCGGAGGCTTTCGATAAAGAGCACGGCATAATCGGCAGCCTCCTTGCTGTAGTGGGAGGTCTCCGCCATAAATCGGGTCGGCTTATAGTTTTTCAGTTTTCGCATTGCCATTTGGCGTCCTCCTTCCTGATTGTTTGCAAAACAAAAGGACCGCCGGAGTGATCCTTGTAATCATGTGTTGTATCTGTACGAGAGAAGGAGCCGTTCCCGGCTCCCTCCCGGAAGTTGCTTTCCTGTTTAGTTCAGGCTGTGCAGGATGGCGGCAACCGCAAGCTGTGCGTTTTCTGTCTCCGGCTCGATATCCCAGCCGCGGTCGTATCTTGCAACCGGGTAATCGCTCAGGTGAATCTCGAGCTTACTCACCTTGCCGCCTTCGATGCCGTAGTCTTCGCTCGGCTCTCCGTATACCTTTGCGCAGTAGGTGAAAATCTGGTTTCCAATCTTAAGGCTTCCGTTTTTCCACATGGTTTTTATCCTCCGTTTTTCTTTTTGCGCCCTTTTCCTTTGGCATGTACATATATCACTCCGAAGCCGTTTTATAGCAAGGAGAATCGGAGAATATATGTCACAAATATCAGCAGGAGGATCTGTGTATATTTGTACGAGGAAGAGGCCCCGCTTCGGGGCTTCCTCCCTGAGTCTTTTCAGTTGATGTTCATCTTGAATGCATGACCCTTTTCGTAGTCCTTGCCCCAGAGGTCTTTCCGAAGGTTGACCTCGACCATCTCGCCGATCGTGCAGCCGGCCTGTTTGAAAAGCCATAAGGTTTCAATTGCGTCCGTTGCCTGGCAGGAGTAGGTGAAGGCTTTGATGCCGTTCTCTCTCATGCAGGCGGTGAGGGCTTCCACATCCCGGTCCCAGATGATGTCGTCGAAGTCCAGGATCTCGTTCTCATTGTCCCTTGATTTCTCGTAGGCTCTCCAGATCTTCCAGGCGATGTCGCCCATCTCATCGATTTTGTCCTCGGCTGCCTTTGCAGCTTCCCTTGCGGCGTCCCTGCCCTCGGCGGTGGTGGCTGCCTTGTAGGCTTTCTTTGCTTCTGCGATGCGGTTGTAGGTTTCTTCAAAAATGTTCGTCATGGCTTTGTCCTCCTTGCTTTGTGCTTGTCTTGTTTGCCTTTCCCTTTGGCATGTACATATATCACTCTGTGCCGGATATATAGCAAGGAGAATAGACTCATAATGTGCACAAAGATACGCCGGAATTACTGTGATTATCTGGCATCGCCGTGCAGGATGAAATGGGCATATTCATCGCGGTGATCCTCGAGGTAGAGGACCAGCTCGAAGTAGCCTCTCTCGTAGGCAAGGCGCTGAACCATCGGAAGATCGAACATGTTCGTAAGTCCCGTATCGCGGATCAGAAGGATCTGCTCTCTGATCTTCGGATCCATCATCTCACCACCTTTCTCACGACATCTTCGCCGTAGATCACGTTGAGGCCGGAGCCGTTATCCCAGTTCACCAGAAGAGATCCTGTATCATCGACTCCGATAATGGTTCCGAGGGTTCCGACAGGCGGTGCCTGAATATCATCCATCTGGATCAGTTCGATTCGTGTGCCCTGCGGGTAATTCTCCCGCAGAGCCTTGAGCGCCTTTTCGCTTATCATTCTCATGCCTTGACCTCCTTTGCCGGAGCGCCGTTCCGGAAGGCTGCGCTTCCGGTCAGGTTCTGAAGCAGGATCTTTCTCGCTTCCTTGTAGTCCGGTCCGATAAAGCCGAGGCGGAGGAG contains these protein-coding regions:
- a CDS encoding terminase large subunit; the protein is MRKLKNYKPTRFMAETSHYSKEAADYAVLFIESLRHTKGSWYRKPFDLIDWQEQIIRDLFGILKPNGYRQFNTAYIEIPKKQGKSELAAAVALLLTCGDGEERAEVYGCAADRNQAKIVYDVAVDMVRLCPALDKRVKILESQKKLIYLPTNSTYQVLSADVANKHGFNTSGVIFDELHTQPNRKLYDVMTKGSGDARTQPLYFLITTAGTDTNSICYEVHQKALDIIAGRKIDPTFYPVIYGAAESDDWTDPEVWKKANPSLGITVGIDKVQDACNSAKQNPGEENAFRQLRLNQWVKQAVRWMPMDKWDACAYPVDPDELEGRVCYGGLDLSSTTDITAFVLVFPPRDETDKYVVLPYFWIPEDNVDLRVRRDHVPYDLWEKEGYLETTEGNVIHYGFIEKFIENLGNRFNIREIAFDRWGAVQMVQNLESMGFTVVPFGQGFKDMSPPTKELMNLVLEKRIAHGGHPVLRWMMDNIFIRRDPAGNIKADKEKSTEKIDGAVAMIMGLDRAIRCGNDSGESVYDNRGILFL
- a CDS encoding DUF7678 domain-containing protein, which gives rise to MWKNGSLKIGNQIFTYCAKVYGEPSEDYGIEGGKVSKLEIHLSDYPVARYDRGWDIEPETENAQLAVAAILHSLN
- a CDS encoding phage portal protein, with the translated sequence MSIFSKLFKSRDKPQNSTNGSGYRYYFGGTTSGNTVTERSAMQISAVYACVRVLSEAIASLPLHLYEYTEEGSKVKAVKHPLYRLLHDEPNPEMTSYIFRETLMTHLLLWGNAYAQIIRNGRGEVVGLYPLMANRMRVDRDENGHIYYEYQMNTSDAPTMKTGTVRLSPEEVLHVPGLGFDGLVGYSPIAMAKNSIGMAMATEEYGASFFKNGANPSGVLSMPGTVKDPEKIRSSWEAGFGGSHKANKVAILEEGMTYTPISISPEQAQFLETRKFQLDEIARIFRIPPHLIGDLEHATFSNIEEQSLEFVTYTLEPWLVRWEQSMQRSLLLPQEKENYFIRFNVDGLLRGDYGSRMSGYATGIQNGIYSINDVRELENMDLLSDEEGGNLHVLNGNVVKLADAGSAYEKNTESENKEDSDESTEEVLEMGKKQNARTGKSKRNN
- a CDS encoding DUF4314 domain-containing protein yields the protein MRMISEKALKALRENYPQGTRIELIQMDDIQAPPVGTLGTIIGVDDTGSLLVNWDNGSGLNVIYGEDVVRKVVR
- a CDS encoding DUF7698 family protein, whose protein sequence is MTNIFEETYNRIAEAKKAYKAATTAEGRDAAREAAKAAEDKIDEMGDIAWKIWRAYEKSRDNENEILDFDDIIWDRDVEALTACMRENGIKAFTYSCQATDAIETLWLFKQAGCTIGEMVEVNLRKDLWGKDYEKGHAFKMNIN
- a CDS encoding head maturation protease, ClpP-related, with the protein product MNPQKKFWKWVRNKTPVPENPSETTESRTLFLNGTIAEESWFDDDVTPALFRSDLENGTGDITVWVNSPGGDCFAAAQIYNMLRDYKGKVTVKVDGLAASAASVIAMAGDTVLVSPVSMIMIHNPSTVAMGDTAEMQKAIQMLSEVKDSIINAYQAKTGLSRNKLSKLMDEETWMDAGKAVELHFADGMIERDELYGTKTVPEPDEEDEPSEGDEKPDESSEENEEQPSGMLFSRYQVAAAINKKLCDYARNHPATPQAKDTTHLHRVDDLEKRLDLMKQFI
- a CDS encoding DUF5049 domain-containing protein; this translates as MDPKIREQILLIRDTGLTNMFDLPMVQRLAYERGYFELVLYLEDHRDEYAHFILHGDAR